The genomic stretch GAGCTCAGGCAGGGATAGTATGATGGGATTCCAGAGTTGGGGGCCTGGGCCCCTCTTCCTTGGTCATTGATTGACCTTCTGTCTCAGTGCAGGAGGTCAGATAAGTCACCCTGGGGAGCAGAGCAGGTGTGGCACCTCAGAAAATTGGGGTAAGAACACCTGATGGGGCTTCCAAATGCTGTCTGCACAGAAGTATCAGTGCTGTGGGCCTAGCCAGGTGAAGGTCACTGCCTTAGGCAGTCCCAGGGCTTGTAGGAAGTTTTGTAAGGcacagggggtgggggtggcggcTGCTAATGTGTGAGACTCACCAACCTTGAGTTAAAACAGGTAAGGGACAGGAGAGGAATGCAGGCTGGGAGGGTGGGGTGATGCTGTCAGGGGCATCAGTTGGAAGGAAGGAGAACAGAAGTGGGGCTCAAGTGGAGTCAGGATCCCTTGCGAGGAGGAAAGTGCCCAGGGCTCTGGGCCGGAACAACCACAGACACAGTGTGCAGAGGAAGGAAAGGCCCAGGCACTTTATTGTGGCCCCCTGCCCAGAGGATCCAGCTCCTGGCCCCTCCTTTACAGCAAACATTGTTTATTCCTTGTATTTAAAAAGCCCTTGCTACATGGATGCTGGTGATCACTGAAaccctttaaaagaaaaagtttaattaaaaattaaatatattgtaTTATGTATATAAAAAAGGCAAAGTAAAAAATACAATCTGGTTCTAGAAAATACACTGCAAGAAAAGGATTAGGTGCTTCAACAACTTAACCCTGGCAGGGCCAGCCAGCAGGTCCTAGGCCTGGGTTTCCTAGCCCCACGTGGGAGCCAGCAGCAGGGTCCCCAGAACTGGGACGGTGGCCGGGAGGTGGGACCCACATGCCGTTAGCGTCGCTGTTGCATAGCCTAAACATACATCTGCGCGAGGGAGCGGGCAGCCGCACGGCGTGAGGAAGCGCTGAGAGCTGGTGCAGCAGCAGCTTAGCCAGAGATGCAGGCGCTGTAGTAGACCGCGCTGCTGGCATCCGACAGCGCCGAGATGAGGCTGCTCTCCTCTGGACAGGACATAGTGCGGGGGCCCAGTTTGGCCAGTGCCACATGGTATGGGAGCGGGGTGGCGTCCGTCCGAGTCCGGCTGCAGTTGAGGTACTGGTCGAACTCGATGAGGTCCACGTCGGCCCAAAGGTCGTCTGTGGGTCCCAGCGGTTCGGCGCCGTCCAGTGGCGGGGCCTCGGGCGGCGGCGACAGTGGGGTGGGGTATGGGCCCGGAGCGCCCAGGGCGCCGTAGTAGATGCCGGCGAGCGGCGCGGTGGGCGGCGCGGTCCTGAGCGCCTCGGCCAGGGGCGCTCCGTAGCAGCCGCCTGGGTCCCGGGCCAACTCGGGGGCGTAGGTCGCACGGAAAGCCCTCAGAGCGCAGTCCTCGGGCGGCACAGGCGGCGGGAAGAAGGCGGCCTCTCCGGACTCCAGGCCGTCCAGCGGCGAGCGCTCGGGAGTGGGTAGCCCCAGGCCGTCGAACTCCGCGCCCAGCTGGGGCAGCTCGCGGAAGGCTCGGGCGGAGCTGGACGCAGCGGCTTGGAAGGATTCGGGAGGCGGTGGGGGCGGCGCCAGGCCCGGGAGCAGGAGCCCAGGCTCCAGCCGCCGGGCCTTGCGCGCCTGCTTTTTTCGGCGGGGCCGGTACTTGTAGTTGGGGTGGTCGCGCAAGTGCTGCACACGCAGCCGTTCGGCCTCCTCCACGAAGGGCCGCTTCTCTGCCGCGTTCAGCTCCTTCCACGCTTTGCCTGTGGGACACCGCACCGGTCAGTGCACCGTCGTCGGGCACATGACCCACACGATCCTGCATGCGCTCTGGGCGCGCGCGCGGCTAGGGTGTGGCACGGTCCCCTCTGCCAGGCCCCAGACCCGGGACCCTCCACCAGAGGCCGACCCCCTCCCCTCTCACGCCCTTTCCCTACCCTCCCTGCAGCTCACCCAGCATTTTGCTCAGCACCGCATTATGCAGGTCCGGGTTCTGCTGCGCCAGCCGCTTGCGCTCGTCCTTCGCCCACACCATGAAAGCGTTCATGGGCCGCCGGATGCGCGACTCGTCGGCCGTCTGGCGTTCCCCACGGCCGGACGGGCTGAGGCCATAGCGCCCCGACTCGGGGCTGCGAGGCGGGCTGCACGGCTGGCTGGTTGGCGAAGCGGGCGCGACGGGCGCGACGGGCGCGGTGGGGGCGGCGGGGAGGCCGCGCGGCTCAGCGGCGGCCCCGGATCCCGGGGCCCATGCACAGtcgcggcgggcgggcgggtcGTCCTGTGCGCCGTAGCCGGGCGGCGATCTCTGCATTCCAGCTGGGCGCGGCCTGGGCGGAACGCGGCGCGGGAGCGCAAGGACGGTGGTGAGCACTGCGGGACCGGGCGCGGAGAGCTGGCCTGCGACGAGCTGGTGGAGGTGTGGACACGATGTCTTCGCGCCCGGCGGGAGCTTAGATATAGGGGCGCGGGGCCAATCGGCTGCggggcgggcggggcggggcggggcgggcctGGGCCACCCCCTCCCCCGGGGCTCCCTTTCTTCTTTGGCCCGGCCGGATCCCGCGGAGGCCTCCCCGGCGCAAAGCCCCCCGCACCGTCTCTGAAGGAGAGACCCCTGAGTGGGAGAGGGGCTGCTGGTGAGGGCTGGGGCTCAGAAGGAGGGGTCCTACTGGGCTCTCAGGCTTTCAGAGCCGCGCTGCCGCCCCACCCACGGAGTCAGTCCCCCAGGCAGTaactgaaggagggggcagggccaTGAGGTTTCGTTGGCGAAGGCTGACTTATTTTAGCACCAAGTTCTTGGGAGGCCGCCTTCCTTCGTGGTGTACCTTGGGAAAGAAGATTGTATTGGGGGGGGATGTTTATGCATGCAGAACTCAGCATTGGGGACTTTCAAGGCCTCCTCCTAATCCTGTACCTATAGTTAACGGAGAAGGTGGGCCTCTCCTCCCCAACTCCCAAACCTACACCAGGGCAAGGTAGAGCCTGGAAAGGAACCACAGGAAAAGGGAGTCTGGAGTCCGCAGcccccctctctttctcccagAGTCTGCTGTGTAGAGGCTTCTGTAACTGGTTCCCCTGTCTAGGTGAAGTCACATTGCCACGGAGAGAGACGAGGGAACACTGGGTCTTTCCTAATGGCCCCTCCCACAGACTGTCAAGCCTGCGGGGTGGGAAAGCTCCAGAAACCCCCAGCCTCCTTAATTTTTTGTGTCCATTGCGCCCCATTAGGAAGAGGTCTGGGCTCCATCTCCCCATAGATTATGTCCCCTTCTCCCTACCAAGTGTGGTTCTATGAGGAAGGCTTAGTATCCTTGGCAACCATGTGAGTGGGTAAGGACTCCCATCCCATCCTGGAAGCTCTACAACCCTCACTACTGTGGCAGGATATCCCACCCTGTTGAGAGCTCCACGGTTTGAGGCCATAGATGTCAGTGACCCTAGGTCTGTGTGATGTCTGGTGGCTATCTGGACCACATAGAGCTCATCCTTAGGAATGGGGCATGTCCCTTGTGGGTCCTGCAGCACTCAGTGACTTTCCTGAGCTGTCCCCCAGTACTCCTGTCATGGGGAGAGACCAGAGCCCCCACCCTTAGTCTAAGGGCTGTTGGGTGTCCAGCTGTCTCCATATCCCCACCTGACATCCTGCCATGTAGGGTTTGGTGGTAAAGAGCTTGGTTTACTAGCTGGCCTCCAGATCCCAGGTACATCATTGGCCCTGCACCTGATGCACCAATACACAGCAGGGCTGGTATGTTGGGAAAGCTGGGGCACCTGGAGGTGGGGTCTCTGGCTTTTCTCAAGAGGCAGGCAATGATATGGACACCTAGGTAAACTGCCAGTGGTGCCAGTTCACTTTGGCCAGGTCTGAGTGTAGGTGGGTAGATGGAGTGGGAGCTGGGGGGATAGTAGGTCATAGGGAACAGTGGGAGGATCAGAGCTGGGGACCAGGGTTatgagcatttgcctagcatgtaggaggctctgggttcattcCCCATCGCCgcaaactacaaaacaaaacaaaacaaaaccatacagGACTAGAGCTGCCCTGATTTTCCCCAACTTGGTAGGGGCTACCTCTACCTTACAGCCTTATGAATACAATTCTGGGGTTATCAGGGCCTGACTTTAGCCTGGACCATGGCTGATCTGAGGTGATGGTCACTGGGCCTCCAGAATGGGGCCTCTAGGGTCCTTTGCAGCAGGTCCCCCATATTGGAGTTCCTGGTGGCCTGACACTTTGTAGCCCCTGAGAGCCCAGAGTCATCCCAGTGCTCTGAACATAGTGGCTGCCTGTGTCAGGCATTACCTCATTGCTCCCCCATGCCCTCCAGCAGCCACCTCCCCTGACGCCAGCCAATGACCCTTCCTCTTGGTTAGCTGTGGAGTTCAGGTGTCCAGCTGTCATGTCCTGTGAACAAGGCTGGGAGGGAGCCTGATGGGTGCTCTCTTCCCTCTATAGTCAGGGGTGAGGATGGCAGTCCTGGTGAGGATTGCAGTCCTCACCCACCCTCCAACATGGGATGACAGTGGGGGAGGTAACTACAGTCAGCCAGTGGGGTGGCCCTGACCCTGGAGCTGCAGGGCTAGAGGGACTCCTCAGGGTTGTATAAGAGCTGGTGTGGGTGTGGCCAGCTGTGCTGGGGGAGGAACATCCAAAGTGAGTGTCTGCTTGTCTGTGTGTGGTCTGCATGTGTGCCTGTCTGTCCATCTGCTTGGGTATCGGTCGAGGTGGACCCTAATGCTGGAGGCTGCCTAGAGTCTTGGGATCCAGACAAGCTGGACTTTCTCATGAGGAGATGGAGACTCAAGGCTCAAGAGAGTCCTGCTCAGGAAAGTATGGCCCTTACCACCCAAGGGAGGGACCCCAAGACTACTTTGGCCACAGAGCTATGGTCCCTTTTCATGAGTCTAGGGGCATTCCTCTGCCTCCAGAACTCTACTTCAACCTGACCAGGCCCAGATAAGCTGCTGCCTACCTGTTATGTCTGCAGCTCCAGCCCCCAGAGAGGTAGAGTGGAGGTGCAACATTTTTCTGCAAGTTTGGGGCTGGCCTGAGTATTAAGTGAACACTCTCCAGCCCTCCACCTACCTCCCTCCCTCAGCCTGGACTGGACTCCTGGCCTCCTCTGGGTGAGGCCTGAAAAGGATGCTGGGTAGCAACCCTTGGTGGCTCTGGTGGGGGCTTGGCTTGGCTCAGTTCTGGCTGAGGGTGGCAGGACCTCCCAGGCACTGCCTGGGCATAGACCTCCCAGGCTCCCACCAGCCAGCCTGGGCGGCTGTAAGAGCAGTAAGTCTGGGACCAATTATACAGCCCTGCAGGGTCTGAACCCTCCCACTCTCAAAGGGGAGGGTGGGGTCTCTGTCTGAGGCCAATGTGGCTCAGGTGGAGGAGGACACTGGTCTGTTGGGGCCTTGGCTTTGGAGCCAGCTGCCCAGTTCAGATCCTAcctccctcctgcctctctcAGCTCCAGTGCTGGCTGGAGGCTAGCGCTGGGGGAATACGAGACTGGAATCATCCTTGACTTCTCTCTGAGGGGTTGGGGGTGTGTGTTTTAAAACTTGGTGGGCATGTATGGCTCTCAGCCAGTGACAGGTCTGGTTCAGATGGACTGAACCCTGGCATAGGGGCAGTGGGCCCTCTGGCACTGTGCATTCTTGCTCTCAGTACCTACTGGGGAGCAATGGGCTTCTAAAATGCTGCCTGTCTTGCTTCTGGGAAAGGGTAGGTGGGGTGGGCAGGAGCAGCCATACTCTCCCAGGAGCATGTGTGAGAGGATGTGAATAGATGTGAGTGAGAAGAAGTGCTTTCAAGTGTTGGAGCTGGGCAGGATAAAGTTCATGGGCACAGTTCGATACGGTCATGTGGACCCGAGAATCCCATGCAGAGCTGGGTGTTGGTGTGGACACTGGAGGGGGTGTCAGTGTGCTTGTGGGTATTGGCCTGGTGGAGGGATGGGGGTTGTGCAGGGGGCTTGTCTTCTGGGATCAGTCCCCAGCAGTGCTAGCAAGGGCTGTCCTAAGTCTAAGGGGTTTTTGTCTAAGGTGTTGTGTGGGATTGGCTCTCATCTGCCCTGGGTGCTCTTGGGCCACCAGGACTAAGAAGGGGCAGGAGACTGTGGGGATGGGAACGTCAAATGCAGCCTATTGACTACAGTGTCATTGTGGGTGATGGCAGATCCAAGTTCTGTGGACGGTTGGGGACATATCAAATGCAATGGAATGGCTTCTATGGGTGCACCAGGGGTTGGAAGATGTTTTAAAGTCTGTTCCCAAATTCAGGGGTATTAGGCAAGTGGGTGACCAAGGTGTTATTGCAGACTGTGCCCATTTTTAAGGTCACTGGTTGAGAGCTGAGATGTGGAGCCCTGGGACTGTTGTGCAGCCCTTTGGAGTGTTCTGCTCCTGGGGTGGCTGCATGGCCGTATGTGTCCGTGTGTGTCCTCCAGTGTTGCTGCATGCTGTGTGGGCCTCCCCAGCAACGCTGCTCCATGGGGGCTCCATGGGAACCAGGCTGGGGAGCTGGGCAGCTCTGGGTTTCCGAGGCAACAGCAGGGTGGGGCCAGGAAACAGCAGCTCAGGAAGGAAAGCTGGCCTCTCCCCCTGAGGGAGCCCAGGGCCAGCCGAGCTGAGCAGGCGCCAGACATTCTGTCCAGTTGCCCCAGACCCTGCTGGCTCAAGCTCTTCTCCGAGTTCCGTTGGCCCCACCCCTGACTCCACCCCTCATTACGGAGGATGGCTAGCCTTTGTGTGAATGACCTGGGTCCATAGGTGTCCCTGGATCTGTATTCCTGTGCGCCCTGGTCCCTTTGGCTCTGTAGAAACACAGGTGGGCTCTGCACCTTGGGCTGTGTGGTGGGCATACTTGGGTCCCCTGGAGGGCTGTATCTACCCAGACAGTTCTGCCCTGGGCTTTCCTGGCTCTCTCCTTCCCTACCAGACTAGGaactggggagagagggaggccaGGACCAGAGAGAACAAATACTCTCAGGTGGTCACCTGCCCAACAGCCAGTAGGGTGCTCAGGCAGGAAGGCTAAAGCTGTGTGCTGCTTTTTTGCTGCTTGTTCTGGTTTTGGTGACAAGTAGTCTTGATGGGAAACCAGCTGGGCCTGCCAGCTGGGCTAGGGGCAGGTGTGTATTCTCAGGAGCCATCTACTTTCTTTGCTCAGAGACAGAAaccatgcatccatccattcatttggTATTAAGCCCCTGCTGGAGTTCTAGGAGGtaggaattcagcagagaacaaACAGCTCCAAGTCCCTGCTGTAGGAAGCTTGCATTCTGGTGTGGAgagacagaaaatcaacaaataaacacAAGCCCAAATTTGGGGTACCAGCTATGGGGAGGGACTGTGTCAGGGTGCTCACA from Castor canadensis chromosome 5, mCasCan1.hap1v2, whole genome shotgun sequence encodes the following:
- the Sox18 gene encoding transcription factor SOX-18; translated protein: MQRSPPGYGAQDDPPARRDCAWAPGSGAAAEPRGLPAAPTAPVAPVAPASPTSQPCSPPRSPESGRYGLSPSGRGERQTADESRIRRPMNAFMVWAKDERKRLAQQNPDLHNAVLSKMLGKAWKELNAAEKRPFVEEAERLRVQHLRDHPNYKYRPRRKKQARKARRLEPGLLLPGLAPPPPPPESFQAAASSSARAFRELPQLGAEFDGLGLPTPERSPLDGLESGEAAFFPPPVPPEDCALRAFRATYAPELARDPGGCYGAPLAEALRTAPPTAPLAGIYYGALGAPGPYPTPLSPPPEAPPLDGAEPLGPTDDLWADVDLIEFDQYLNCSRTRTDATPLPYHVALAKLGPRTMSCPEESSLISALSDASSAVYYSACISG